One Nicotiana tomentosiformis chromosome 4, ASM39032v3, whole genome shotgun sequence genomic window carries:
- the LOC104095561 gene encoding glycine--tRNA ligase, mitochondrial 1, producing the protein MRIVRALTTSALSLRHRVISTHLLRTRLFLKPYTGAPVTMAATAEDSLRQALAQKQSSIEFQGNAVRQLKSSGASKPEIEAAVQALNALKLEKSSIESRLIAAAGGSSSASRDAFRQNVVNTLERRLFYIPSFKIYRGVAGLYDYGPPGCSVKSNVLAFWRQHFVLEENMLEVDCPCVTPEVVLKASGHVEKFTDLMVKDEKTGTCYRADHLLKDYCKEKLEKDFSLSSEKAAELKHILAVLDDLSAEQLGAKIKEYGITAPDTKNPLSDPYPFNLMFQTSIGPSGVSPGYMRPETAQGIFVNFKDLYYYNGNKLPFAAAQIGQAFRNEISPRQGLLRVREFTLAEIEHFVDPQDKSHPKFLDVAKLEFLMFPRDEQVSGQCAKRLQLGEAVSSGIVNNETLGYFIGRVYLFLTRLGIDKERLRFRQHLANEMAHYAADCWDAEIESSYGWIECVGIADRSAYDLRAHSEKSSVALVAQEKFSEPREVEKLVITPMKKELGLAFKGNQKMVTESLEAMEEKVAMEMKADLESKGEVEFHVCTLGKNVTIKKSMVSISKEKKKEHQRVFTPSVIEPSFGIGRIIYCLYEHSFYTRPSKGGDEQLNVFRFPPLVAPIKCTVFPLVQNQQYEEVAKLISKSLTAAGISHKIDITGTSIGKRYARTDELGVPFAITVDSTSSVTVRERDSKDQVRVSTDKVASVVREVTDGVSTWADVLKVYPLHSSGTAEE; encoded by the exons ATGCGTATCGTTCGTGCTCTCACTACCTCCGCGCTTTCTCTTCGCCACCGCGTAATCTCCACTCATCTTCTCCGCACTCGTTTATTTCTAAAACCTTACACCGGAGCTCCTGTAACAATGGCCGCCACCGCCGAAGACTCACTCCGCCAAGCTCTTGCTCAGAAGCAATCGAGCATCGAGTTCCAAGGCAACGCCGTCCGCCAGTTAAAGTCGTCCGGTGCTTCCAAGCCGGAAATCGAAGCTGCCGTTCAAGCTTTAAACGCGTTGAAGCTCGAGAAATCATCCATCGAGAGCCGGCTTATAGCCGCTGCCGGCGGTTCGTCGTCCGCCAGCAGAGATGCGTTCCGTCAGAACGTCGTTAACACTCTCGAGCGCCGTCTGTTTTATATTCCGTCTTTCAAAATATATCGTGGCGTCGCTGGCCTTTATGATTACGGCCCCCCTGGCTGTTCTGTCAAGTCCAATGTACTCGCCTTCTGGCGTCAG CATTTTGTTTTGGAGGAGAACATGTTGGAAGTTGACTGTCCATGTGTGACCCCTGAGGTTGTCCTTAAGGCATCAGGTCACGTTGAAAAGTTCACTGATCTTATGGTTAAGGACGAGAAGACAGGAACATGTTATCGAGCTGATCATTTGCTCAAGGATTATTGTAAAGAAAAACTTGAGAAAGACTTCAGCTTGTCTTCGGAAAAGGCTGCAGAGTTGAAGCACATCCTTGCTGTCTTGGATGATCTCTCTGCTGAGCAGCTTGGTGCCAAGATAAAGGAGTATGGTATAACTGCACCGGATACAAAGAATCCACTTTCTGATCCTTATCCATTCAATCTAATGTTTCAGACATCCATTGGTCCATCTGGCGTTAGCCCAGG GTATATGCGTCCTGAAACAGCACAAGGCATATTTGTAAATTTCAAAGATCTTTACTATTATAACGGAAATAAGCTTCCCTTTGCTGCTGCTCAAATTGGTCAGGCTTTTAGAAATGAG ATATCTCCTCGACAAGGTCTTCTCAGAGTGCGTGAGTTCACTCTGGCAGAAATTGAACATTTCGTTGATCCCCAGGACAAATCTCATCCAAAATTTTTGGATGTTGCAAAACTGGAGTTTCTAATGTTTCCTAGGGATGAACAAGTGTCTGGGCAATGTGCAAAGAGACTTCAGCTTGGTGAAGCTGTTTCTAGT GGAATTGTCAATAATGAAACACTCGGATACTTCATTGGGAGAGTTTATCTTTTCCTAACACGACTTGGAATAGACAAAGAGCGTCTGCGTTTCCGTCAGCATCTTGCAAATGAGATGGCTCACTATGCTGCAGATTGTTGGGATGCTGAAATTGAGAGTTCTTACGGTTGGATTGAATGTGTTGGGATTGCTGATAGATCTGCATATGATTTGCGTGCCCATTCG GAAAAAAGTTCTGTAGCTCTTGTGGCTCAGGAGAAATTCTCAGAACCAAGAGAAGTAGAG AAATTGGTAATAACACCTATGAAGAAGGAGCTCGGACTTGCATTTAAGGGCAACCAAAAGATGGTGACTGAATCCTTGGAG GCAATGGAAGAAAAGGTGGCTATGGAGATGAAGGCTGATCTGGAATCTAAGGGAGAGGTAGAGTTCCATGTATGTACTCTTGGGAAGAATGTCACCATTAAGAAAAGCATGGTCTCTATTTccaaggaaaaaaagaaagagcACCAAAGGGTGTTTACACCTTCAGTGATTGAGCCCTCATTTGGAATTGGGCGGATAATATATTGTCTTTATGAGCATTCATTCTACACAAGGCCAAGTAAAGGTGGAGATGAGCAGCTAAATGTGTTCCGCTTCCCCCCGCTAGTGGCTCCCATCAAATGCACTGTTTTTCCACTGGTTCAGAATCAACAATATGAAGAAGTTGCCAAGTTAATCTCAAAGTCTTTGACTGCTGCTGGAATATCACATAAGATTGATATAACAG GTACTTCTATAGGGAAAAGGTATGCAAGAACAGATGAACTTGGTGTTCCCTTTGCCATCACTGTCGATTCGACATCATCAGTTACAGTGCGAGAGAGGGATAGCAAAGATCAGGTCCGGGTGAGCACGGATAAGGTCGCATCAGTTGTGAGGGAAGTGACTGATGGAGTGAGCACATGGGCAGATGTGTTGAAGGTGTATCCTCTACATTCTTCAGGAACTGCAGAAGAGTGA
- the LOC104095560 gene encoding cytochrome b-c1 complex subunit Rieske-5, mitochondrial has product MLRIAGRKLSSSAAARSSSAFFTRNPFTFTDDSSSPTRSPSPTSLASQFLDQFRGFSSNSVSPAHQTGLVSDLPATVAAIKNPSSKIVYDDSNHERYPPGDPSKRAFAYFVLTGGRFVYASLVRLLILKFVLSMSASKDVLALASLEVDLSSIEPGTTVTVKWRGKPVFIRRRTDEDINLANSVDLGSLRDPQQDAERVKNPEWLVVIGVCTHLGCIPLPNAGDFGGWFCPCHGSHYDISGRIRKGPAPYNLEVPTYSFMEENKLLIG; this is encoded by the exons ATGCTACGAATAGCAGGTAGAAAGCTCTCTTCCTCCGCTGCCGCTCGATCTTCATCCGCTTTCTTCACCAGAAATCCTTTCACCTTTACCGATGATTCATCATCTCCGACCAGATCCCCTTCTCCTACTTCCCTCGCTTCTCAATTTCTCGATCAATTCAGAG GTTTCTCATCTAATTCAGTTTCCCCCGCACATCAGACGGGTTTAGTCTCAGATCTGCCAGCGACAGTGGCTGCTATTAAGAATCCCAGTTCGAAAATTGTATATGATGATAGCAACCATGAGCGTTATCCACCTGGTGACCCGAGCAAACGTGCATTTGCTTACTTTGTCTTGACAGGAGGCAGGTTTGTTTATGCCTCATTGGTTCGCCTCCTGATTCTTAAGTTTGTTCTGAGCATGTCTGCCAGTAAAGATGTCCTTGCACTTGCGTCTCTTGAGGTGGATCTTTCCAGCATTGAACCTGGGACGACTGTCACTGTCAAGTGGCGTGGGAAGCCTGTTTTCATCAGACGCCGCACTGACGAAGACATCAATTTGGCGAACAGTGTTGATCTTGGCTCCCTTCGCGACCCGCAACAAGATGCTGAGAGGGTAAAAAATCCAGAATGGCTTGTGGTTATCGGGGTATGCACTCATCTAGGGTGCATACCTTTACCAAATGCTGGTGATTTTGGTGGTTGGTTTTGCCCATGCCATGGTTCCCACTATGACATCTCTGGTAGGATTCGCAAAGGACCTGCGCCATATAATCTGGAGGTGCCTACCTACAGTTTCATGGAGGAGAACAAGTTACTTATTGGTTGA